One segment of Argiope bruennichi chromosome 11, qqArgBrue1.1, whole genome shotgun sequence DNA contains the following:
- the LOC129957091 gene encoding uncharacterized protein LOC129957091, with the protein MKKQLSFSVKLTLEEMALRRYFINLWCEMDVLSSIENLKYEYLTKGTLPSDFGTTLNEMVKEKISNLVLPESLKKRMMVLIIPVGLDIVRWKVFHENSVNWSCDGLGLDILKQLCWTPAGTVDYPKTAEKLLSLEALRVQTRYKLAALYCLVDYIPSLWEQLPKSCKTHYLSDSPFVPSRVKLDVAWAYLLTEQESTLDSIVANLSPGDSFLQLACKYSALGGNKGGAEYFFKRLTNAERNSFLVPLVNEIILDRNRELRRRAGDFPIEKLSEVVCFLLSQVSLEQQIQVLKKQPYEFFRCFLDWPLQDLCLEMAYLFQYFLSNHHYFLFIDSIAKDMDNSNHYFPNFLQELFQNSPSIFKNIFVAFERFHICFFYKFFNAEDMQTIKIIFKHLGVDRVFTLVSQRKFFVLLETIIMFKKQHMVKMCLEEVLQSEHQKSRVKEKYMKFLSEFRTDVCVRKRRWRQIFRDIATADRKRGIIEETATGAKKRQKTKITF; encoded by the coding sequence atgaagaaacagCTTAGTTTCTCGGTCAAGCTCACACTTGAGGAAATGGCCCTACGAAGATACTTTATCAATTTATGGTGTGAAATGGACGTTTTGTCCTCGATTGAGAACCTAAAATATGAATATCTTACGAAAGGTACCCTCCCAAGTGATTTTGGAACAACCCTTAATGAGATGGTAAAAGAAAAGATCTCAAATCTCGTTCTACCCGAGTCGCTTAAGAAGCGGATGATGGTTTTAATTATACCAGTTGGTTTAGATATCGTAAGATGGAAAGTATTCCATGAAAATAGTGTTAATTGGTCATGTGATGGTCTGGGTTTAGATATTCTGAAGCAATTGTGTTGGACACCTGCTGGAACGGTGGATTACCCAAAAACTGCAGAAAAACTTCTATCCCTTGAAGCATTGAGAGTTCAAACCCGCTACAAATTAGCTGCTTTGTATTGTTTAGTTGATTACATACCATCGCTATGGGAACAGCTTCCCAAATCATGTAAGACGCATTATTTATCTGATTCGCCTTTTGTGCCATCTAGAGTAAAATTGGACGTTGCTTGGGCTTACCTTTTGACGGAGCAAGAATCTACACTGGATAGCATCGTTGCAAATCTATCTCCGGGGGATTCTTTTCTGCAGCTTGCTTGTAAATACTCAGCACTCGGTGGCAATAAAGGAGGGGCTGAGTATTTTTTTAAGAGGTTGACCAACGCAGAAAGGAACTCTTTTTTAGTTCCTTTAGTCAATGAAATCATACTAGACAGAAACAGAGAGTTACGCCGACGGGCGGGCGATTTTCCGATCGAAAAACTCTCCGAAGTGGTGTGTTTTTTACTATCGCAGGTGAGTCTGGAACAGCAGATCCAAGTTTTAAAGAAGCAACCGTATGAATTTTTTAGATGCTTTTTAGATTGGCCATTACAAGACCTTTGTTTGGAGATGGCATATCTCTTTCAGTACTTTCTTTCTAATcatcattactttttatttatagacTCAATAGCTAAAGATATGGAcaattcaaatcattattttccaaactttttGCAGGAGTTATTCCAGAACAGTccaagcatatttaaaaatattttcgtagcTTTTGAACGTTTccatatttgtttcttttataagttttttaatgCCGAAGATATGcagactataaaaattatttttaaacatttaggtGTTGATAGGGTATTCACACTTGTCTCTCAACGTAAATTTTTTGTGCTTCTTGAAacaattataatgtttaaaaaacagCATATGGTAAAAATgtgtcttgaagaggtcttgcaATCCGAACATCAAAAGAGCAGAGTAAAAGAAAAGTACATGAAATTCCTCTCAGAATTTCGGACCGATGTGTGCGTGAGAAAGCGCAGATGGAGACAGATTTTTCGAGACATTGCGACTGCTGATAGAAAAAGAGGCATTATTGAAGAGACGGCTACAGGAGCTAAAAAACGGCAGAAGACGAAAATAACGTTCTAG